One region of Halohasta litchfieldiae genomic DNA includes:
- a CDS encoding carbon starvation CstA family protein: MATQVIWIIAAVLVTFTAGYMWYSRYLSQFIGLDEEAETPAHKYEDGQEYVPSKKPVLLGHHYSSIAGGAPIVGPITAGAVWGWVPALLWIAIGNPLMGAVHDFVSLSGSLRHEGKSIGYIVGEYVGEGGKNMLLWFAFLTIVLVVAVFALVVGIVFNAYPEVSTASSIYIALALVFGVYLYQLDGPFLPGTVVFVTGVFAAVWVGINYPIALFEPTAERTADIGVTVLLSGAGDWVPGAAALGANTAAWIPIVMVYASIASALPVWVLLQPRDYLSSFLLYTGVGGSVVAIIVGTIFATSSEPLVIDSSMGAFNGFWGVEGVFLPLFPLLFVTIACGTISGFHSLVSSGTTAKQLNKETDARLIGYGGMLGEGLLAAVALSTLAVWGFADSAGGIGTALPNFASGGGVILTSLGIPETVGAVFMALVLVSFLLTSTDTAVRLGRYLMEEIVGLPAGQTDTGLNADIGSIARGRYTNPLIQVIPAYLLVVSGQWVTLWALFGGANQLLAALALLTATIWLANWDDAKQLVSTGVPMAIMTVTTILALAWLVFYENLYANLYLNFTGALEEPLAGEAIASSIVQAALGLVLIGLALGLVRLGYYNIREVRYDSDSPAVEPSDD, from the coding sequence ATGGCAACACAGGTAATTTGGATCATCGCGGCAGTGTTAGTAACGTTCACCGCTGGGTATATGTGGTACTCACGATACCTCTCACAGTTCATCGGACTGGACGAGGAGGCAGAAACACCTGCTCATAAGTACGAGGACGGACAGGAGTACGTCCCTTCGAAGAAGCCGGTTCTGTTAGGCCATCACTATTCGAGTATTGCGGGCGGTGCACCGATTGTTGGCCCAATCACAGCAGGCGCGGTGTGGGGATGGGTGCCCGCGCTGTTGTGGATCGCCATCGGCAATCCGCTAATGGGTGCGGTCCACGACTTCGTCTCGCTGTCGGGATCGCTCCGTCATGAGGGGAAATCGATCGGCTACATCGTCGGCGAGTACGTCGGTGAGGGGGGCAAAAATATGCTGCTGTGGTTCGCCTTCCTTACGATTGTCCTCGTCGTGGCGGTCTTCGCCTTAGTCGTCGGGATCGTATTTAACGCCTATCCCGAAGTGTCGACGGCCTCTTCGATCTATATCGCATTGGCACTCGTCTTTGGGGTGTATCTCTACCAACTTGATGGCCCGTTCCTTCCCGGCACTGTCGTCTTCGTCACCGGTGTATTCGCGGCCGTCTGGGTCGGAATCAACTACCCAATCGCGCTGTTCGAGCCAACCGCCGAGCGGACTGCCGATATCGGGGTGACAGTGTTGCTGAGCGGTGCTGGCGACTGGGTGCCCGGTGCGGCGGCCCTCGGTGCGAACACCGCAGCTTGGATTCCTATCGTCATGGTGTATGCGAGCATCGCCAGCGCGCTCCCAGTGTGGGTGTTGCTCCAGCCGCGAGACTACCTGTCGTCGTTCCTGCTGTACACCGGAGTCGGCGGCTCTGTCGTGGCGATCATCGTCGGGACGATCTTCGCCACCTCATCGGAACCACTGGTGATCGACTCCTCGATGGGGGCGTTCAACGGCTTCTGGGGCGTTGAAGGCGTCTTCCTGCCGCTGTTCCCACTGCTGTTCGTCACCATCGCCTGTGGAACGATCAGTGGGTTCCACTCGCTGGTTTCGTCGGGAACGACTGCCAAACAGTTGAACAAAGAGACTGATGCCCGGCTAATCGGCTACGGCGGCATGCTCGGCGAGGGCCTGCTTGCGGCGGTCGCACTGTCGACGCTCGCGGTGTGGGGCTTTGCAGACTCCGCGGGCGGGATCGGCACTGCCCTGCCAAACTTCGCCTCCGGCGGCGGCGTTATTCTCACCAGTCTTGGCATTCCTGAAACAGTGGGTGCGGTGTTCATGGCGCTCGTCCTCGTGAGCTTCCTGCTCACCTCTACTGACACCGCAGTTCGACTCGGTCGGTACCTGATGGAAGAGATCGTCGGCCTGCCTGCTGGCCAAACCGATACGGGGCTCAACGCCGACATCGGCTCGATTGCCCGTGGTCGGTACACCAACCCACTGATTCAGGTCATTCCGGCCTACCTGCTTGTCGTCTCCGGCCAATGGGTGACGCTGTGGGCGCTGTTCGGCGGTGCCAATCAACTGCTGGCAGCACTGGCATTGTTGACCGCAACCATTTGGCTCGCCAACTGGGACGACGCCAAACAGCTGGTGTCGACCGGCGTCCCAATGGCGATTATGACTGTTACGACCATCCTCGCGCTTGCATGGCTCGTCTTCTACGAAAACCTCTATGCGAACCTCTATCTCAACTTCACCGGCGCGCTCGAAGAGCCACTCGCTGGCGAAGCAATCGCCTCCTCGATTGTTCAGGCGGCCTTGGGGCTGGTCCTGATTGGACTCGCACTCGGGTTGGTCCGGCTTGGCTACTACAACATCCGTGAGGTCCGGTATGACTCGGACTCACCGGCTGTAGAGCCGAGCGACGACTAA
- a CDS encoding metallophosphoesterase, with the protein MQLGIVSDTHDNLDHVDQAVSFFESEDVDRVIHCGDIVAPFSATPFDSDSFEFYAVRGNNDGEWALSNVVDEFGTYLGECGQFTVDGVSIAVYHGTNKLLREALVDSGEYDYVFHGHTHERAIESRNGTVRVNPGGLPIPGADDAFYVATLDTEQSGVDAITHHKLG; encoded by the coding sequence ATGCAACTCGGCATCGTCTCCGATACCCACGACAATCTCGATCACGTCGACCAAGCCGTCTCGTTTTTCGAATCCGAAGACGTCGACCGCGTTATCCACTGCGGCGACATCGTCGCCCCGTTTTCGGCGACCCCCTTTGACTCCGATTCCTTCGAGTTCTACGCCGTTCGCGGGAACAATGATGGCGAATGGGCACTGTCAAACGTGGTCGACGAGTTCGGCACGTATCTCGGCGAGTGCGGCCAGTTCACCGTCGATGGGGTCTCCATCGCTGTCTATCACGGCACCAACAAACTGCTCCGAGAAGCACTGGTCGACAGCGGCGAGTACGACTACGTGTTCCACGGCCACACCCACGAGCGAGCTATCGAAAGCCGCAATGGGACTGTCCGCGTCAATCCCGGTGGGCTGCCGATTCCCGGTGCTGACGACGCGTTTTACGTCGCTACGCTTGACACCGAGCAGTCGGGTGTCGACGCGATCACGCACCACAAACTGGGGTAG
- a CDS encoding dihydroorotase: protein MLITTAELADGRTVDVRISGEQIETVDADLAAEPDETVIDADGKLLLPGAIDAHVHFREPGYSHKETWGTATKSAAAGGVTTVVDMPNTNPPTTSAANFDAKAEYASHARVDYGINGGVTGDWDPDSLFEQPICALGEVFLADSTGDMGVSLDLFADAVEAAADVDLTVTVHAEDETLFDESTREADAGGVGREANAELWSAYRTAEAEKAAVERATEVGQEAGGTIHIAHTSTPEGIDAAVEGGATCEVCPHHLYLSRDDLADLGTYGRMNPPLRSEKRRKAVFERVADGTVDMIATDHAPHTREEKETSLWEAPSGVPGVETMVPLLLESARQGELSYERVEELVAHNPAEIFDLDSKGRIEEGYDADLVLVDPDEAREIRGADTHTNCDWTPFEGRLGVFPELTLLRGEVAYERTPGENADRSSDAEQFGETDGRNVRV, encoded by the coding sequence ATGTTGATTACTACCGCCGAACTCGCCGACGGTCGCACCGTCGACGTTCGCATCTCGGGAGAGCAGATTGAGACGGTCGACGCGGACCTCGCCGCTGAGCCGGACGAAACCGTGATCGACGCCGATGGCAAACTCCTGCTGCCGGGCGCAATCGATGCCCACGTTCATTTTCGGGAGCCGGGGTACTCGCACAAAGAGACGTGGGGCACGGCCACCAAAAGCGCAGCCGCTGGTGGGGTGACAACTGTTGTTGACATGCCAAACACGAATCCACCGACGACTTCGGCGGCCAACTTCGATGCCAAAGCCGAGTATGCGAGCCACGCACGCGTCGACTACGGGATCAACGGTGGGGTGACCGGCGACTGGGACCCCGACTCACTGTTCGAGCAGCCGATCTGTGCGCTCGGCGAGGTTTTTCTGGCGGATTCGACCGGCGATATGGGCGTCTCGCTCGACCTGTTTGCCGATGCTGTCGAGGCGGCTGCCGACGTCGACCTGACGGTGACGGTCCATGCTGAAGACGAGACACTGTTCGACGAGTCGACCCGCGAGGCCGACGCTGGCGGGGTGGGCCGCGAGGCCAACGCCGAGTTATGGAGTGCCTACCGGACCGCCGAGGCCGAGAAAGCTGCGGTTGAACGGGCGACCGAGGTTGGTCAGGAAGCGGGTGGCACGATCCATATCGCTCACACCTCGACGCCGGAGGGGATCGATGCTGCAGTGGAGGGTGGGGCGACCTGCGAGGTCTGTCCACACCATCTGTATCTCTCTCGGGACGATCTCGCTGACCTCGGGACCTACGGCCGAATGAACCCACCACTCCGGAGTGAAAAACGACGGAAAGCAGTCTTTGAGCGTGTCGCAGATGGGACGGTCGACATGATCGCCACCGACCACGCGCCACACACACGCGAAGAGAAAGAAACCAGTCTTTGGGAGGCCCCTAGCGGGGTTCCCGGTGTTGAAACGATGGTCCCGCTCCTTCTTGAATCGGCTCGGCAGGGTGAGTTGAGCTACGAGCGCGTCGAAGAGCTCGTCGCACACAATCCAGCTGAGATCTTCGATCTCGATTCGAAGGGTCGGATTGAGGAGGGCTACGACGCCGATCTGGTGCTCGTTGACCCCGACGAGGCCCGCGAGATTCGCGGTGCAGACACGCATACGAACTGTGACTGGACTCCCTTTGAGGGTCGACTCGGTGTCTTTCCCGAACTCACGCTGCTTCGTGGAGAGGTCGCCTACGAGCGGACACCCGGTGAGAACGCAGACCGGAGCAGTGACGCCGAACAGTTTGGCGAGACTGATGGTCGGAACGTCCGCGTCTGA
- a CDS encoding polyketide cyclase yields MREVARSRFVSATPAELDHLLTPRRLVEYEGSFSVDSVDERNGETVVTASGPGLQFQLRFESRANGYYYEQAGDLGPFEAMETTVTVDRENEGSQVTMESRVALSLSIPFADRIAGWKRRGELDRALDTLAAEC; encoded by the coding sequence ATGCGTGAGGTAGCACGATCACGGTTCGTCTCGGCCACCCCGGCTGAACTCGATCACCTACTCACTCCGCGGCGACTGGTCGAGTACGAAGGGAGTTTCAGCGTCGACTCGGTCGACGAGCGCAACGGTGAGACAGTCGTCACTGCGAGTGGTCCCGGACTCCAGTTTCAACTCCGGTTCGAATCACGGGCCAATGGCTACTACTACGAACAGGCTGGCGATCTGGGGCCGTTCGAGGCGATGGAAACGACTGTTACTGTCGACCGCGAAAACGAGGGCTCGCAAGTCACGATGGAGTCACGGGTCGCGCTTTCGCTATCGATTCCGTTTGCCGACCGGATCGCTGGCTGGAAACGCCGCGGCGAACTCGACCGGGCACTCGATACCCTCGCAGCTGAGTGCTGA
- a CDS encoding Hsp20/alpha crystallin family protein, translating to MRRDDRDDPFGDIFDEIERMMQGMTGGMDDAGFSTETHIDVYEEDDLVRLVADLPGIDKDELSLQCDGKTLTISAASDRREYDERVRLPVGVDEHSAEATFNNGVLNVTFERADDTAAIDVE from the coding sequence ATGAGACGAGACGACCGCGACGACCCGTTCGGCGACATCTTCGACGAGATCGAGCGCATGATGCAGGGCATGACTGGCGGGATGGACGACGCGGGGTTCAGCACGGAAACACATATCGACGTCTACGAGGAAGACGACCTCGTCCGGCTCGTCGCGGATCTGCCGGGCATCGACAAAGACGAACTCAGCCTTCAGTGTGACGGCAAAACGCTCACGATCAGTGCCGCCAGCGACCGCAGAGAGTACGACGAACGCGTCCGCCTCCCGGTCGGCGTCGACGAACACTCCGCCGAGGCCACGTTCAACAACGGCGTGCTGAACGTCACCTTCGAACGCGCCGACGACACTGCCGCCATCGACGTCGAGTAG
- a CDS encoding PLDc N-terminal domain-containing protein, translating to MIVTALLQGASAPNVVGVLTLLIQIALVLWTYTDAQKNSSHPAFLWAFVVFLSSVLGIIAYLILGRNA from the coding sequence GTGATTGTTACAGCTTTGTTACAGGGTGCTTCGGCCCCGAATGTGGTTGGGGTGTTGACGCTTCTCATCCAGATTGCGTTGGTTCTCTGGACGTACACGGACGCCCAAAAGAACAGTAGCCATCCCGCCTTTCTCTGGGCATTTGTCGTGTTCCTCTCGTCGGTGCTCGGCATCATCGCCTACCTCATTCTCGGCCGCAACGCCTAG
- a CDS encoding CobW family GTP-binding protein, which produces MSGSIPVTILSGSLGAGKTTLVNQLLSTAGDRDLAVLVNDMGEVNVDADLVAEGSELDLDDGVTELSNGCICCELQDDLETAVVRLAQDRSFDHLIVESSGISEPAPVARLFTTESRVAALYDVDALVTVLDTRRFLDCFSGDSAPQRQGSDEDRPLSDLLVEQIEVSNIVLLNKADQCTESELAEAKSLVGALQPDAETIRTEFSAVDLDRLLGVDRFEETAVADLPGWKRALDAANGDHDHHDHHHHPDEVYNVSSFTYRRRHPFDPERFADVLQNLPPEIVRAKGTVWLAGCETRITMSQAGPSIRATAQGPWIASLPEVDRKMYRSNRPDLEWDDEHGDRRSELVFIGTEYDEEALRDALTEALATGESEQSVDDLFPTEAGEETVIRHY; this is translated from the coding sequence ATGAGCGGATCGATCCCGGTGACTATTCTCTCAGGGAGTCTCGGCGCGGGAAAGACGACACTGGTCAACCAGCTGCTGTCGACCGCGGGCGACCGCGATCTCGCCGTGTTAGTCAACGATATGGGCGAGGTCAACGTCGACGCCGATCTGGTCGCCGAAGGCTCGGAGTTGGATCTCGACGACGGCGTGACCGAACTCTCCAATGGGTGTATCTGCTGTGAGCTACAGGATGATCTCGAAACCGCGGTTGTCAGACTGGCCCAAGACCGGTCGTTCGACCACCTGATCGTCGAATCATCCGGCATCTCCGAGCCAGCCCCCGTCGCCCGACTGTTCACCACCGAGTCCCGCGTGGCTGCGCTGTACGATGTCGACGCCCTCGTCACCGTGCTGGATACGCGCCGCTTTCTGGACTGCTTCAGCGGCGACTCCGCGCCCCAGCGACAGGGAAGCGACGAGGACCGCCCGCTGTCGGATCTGCTGGTCGAACAGATCGAAGTCTCGAATATCGTCCTGCTGAATAAGGCTGACCAGTGTACCGAGTCGGAACTTGCGGAGGCCAAGTCGCTGGTCGGGGCACTCCAACCTGACGCGGAGACGATTCGGACGGAGTTTTCGGCAGTCGACCTCGACCGCCTGCTCGGCGTCGACCGATTCGAGGAGACCGCAGTAGCGGATCTACCGGGGTGGAAACGTGCACTTGACGCGGCAAACGGGGATCACGATCACCACGACCACCACCACCACCCGGACGAGGTGTACAACGTCTCTTCGTTTACCTACCGTCGACGCCACCCGTTCGACCCCGAACGGTTCGCCGACGTTCTCCAGAATCTCCCGCCCGAAATCGTCCGCGCGAAAGGCACTGTCTGGCTTGCTGGCTGCGAAACACGGATCACGATGAGTCAGGCTGGACCGTCGATCAGAGCCACCGCCCAAGGGCCGTGGATCGCTAGCCTCCCCGAAGTCGACCGGAAGATGTACCGTTCGAACCGTCCCGACTTGGAGTGGGATGACGAACACGGCGACCGAAGAAGCGAACTCGTCTTCATTGGGACGGAGTACGACGAGGAAGCCCTCCGGGATGCACTAACCGAGGCACTCGCTACTGGTGAGAGCGAACAGTCAGTCGACGACCTGTTCCCGACTGAGGCTGGCGAGGAGACCGTCATCCGCCACTACTGA
- the serS gene encoding serine--tRNA ligase, with product MLSRQFVRENPDAVRAALETKGVDVDLDRILDIDEEWRSLKSEGDDLRHERNEVSRTIGQLKQDGDEEAAQDAIERSTELKEELQEIESRADELEAELEAALLTLPQLPDDSVPVGADEDDNVERRREGFDDLREIPDEVTPHYDLGEELEILDFTRGAKVSGGGFYFLKGDGARLEHALIQFMLDVHREQEYMDVFPPIPVNSASMRGTGQFPKFTEDAYRLEGDNEQPYSDDDLWLLPTAEVPVTNLHRDEILLDDDLPLKYQAYSPNFRQEAGEHGTETRGIVRVHQFNKVELVNFVRPDESDDRFEGLVSEAESVLDRLGLPYRILEMCTGDLGFTQAKKYDIEIWAPGDDMEDGPAEGGRWLEVSSVSNFREFQARRAGIQYRPEQHESADYLHTLNGSGVAVPRVMVAILEYYQNDDGTVTIPEALRPYMGGQELIEGHASVGETAVGDGPNDE from the coding sequence ATGCTGAGTAGACAGTTCGTCCGGGAGAACCCCGACGCCGTCCGTGCTGCCCTAGAGACGAAAGGCGTCGACGTGGATCTCGACCGGATTCTCGACATCGACGAGGAGTGGCGCTCGCTGAAAAGCGAGGGCGATGATCTCCGACACGAACGCAACGAGGTATCGCGAACAATCGGCCAGCTCAAACAGGATGGCGACGAGGAAGCCGCCCAAGACGCAATCGAGCGGTCGACTGAGTTGAAGGAAGAACTGCAGGAGATCGAGTCCCGTGCCGACGAGTTGGAGGCCGAACTCGAAGCCGCACTGCTGACCCTCCCGCAGCTGCCCGACGACTCGGTGCCCGTGGGAGCCGACGAAGACGACAACGTCGAGCGTCGACGCGAAGGGTTCGACGACCTCCGTGAGATCCCCGACGAGGTGACGCCCCACTACGATTTGGGTGAAGAACTCGAAATCCTGGATTTCACTCGCGGTGCAAAAGTCTCCGGCGGCGGCTTCTACTTTTTGAAAGGCGACGGCGCGAGGCTGGAACATGCCCTCATTCAGTTCATGCTGGACGTCCACCGCGAGCAGGAGTATATGGACGTCTTCCCGCCGATCCCAGTCAACAGCGCCTCGATGCGCGGCACCGGCCAGTTCCCCAAGTTTACCGAGGACGCCTACCGACTGGAGGGCGACAACGAACAGCCCTACTCTGACGACGATCTCTGGCTCCTGCCGACCGCCGAAGTACCAGTGACGAACCTCCACCGCGATGAGATCCTGCTGGACGACGATCTCCCGCTCAAATATCAGGCCTACTCGCCGAACTTCCGGCAAGAAGCGGGCGAACACGGCACCGAAACCCGCGGCATCGTCCGTGTTCACCAGTTCAACAAGGTCGAACTCGTCAACTTCGTTCGACCCGACGAAAGCGACGACCGGTTCGAGGGACTGGTTTCGGAGGCCGAATCTGTTCTCGACCGACTCGGACTTCCCTACCGAATCCTAGAGATGTGTACCGGTGATCTCGGCTTCACACAGGCCAAAAAGTACGATATCGAAATCTGGGCACCCGGCGACGATATGGAAGACGGTCCCGCGGAGGGTGGCCGGTGGCTGGAGGTCTCGTCGGTCTCGAACTTCCGGGAGTTTCAGGCCCGCCGGGCGGGAATCCAGTACCGGCCCGAGCAACACGAGTCCGCCGACTACCTCCACACGCTCAACGGCTCGGGGGTTGCGGTGCCGCGTGTGATGGTCGCCATTCTGGAGTACTACCAAAACGACGACGGCACGGTAACTATTCCCGAGGCGCTCCGTCCGTACATGGGTGGCCAAGAGTTGATCGAGGGCCATGCGTCGGTCGGTGAAACTGCGGTCGGTGACGGGCCAAACGACGAATAG
- a CDS encoding aldo/keto reductase, whose protein sequence is MSTVPTRTLPSGDELPLVGFGTYDIDPGTTTKAVRTALEAGYRHVDCAEGYGNEREVGEALAEYDREELFVTSKVVPKHLHYESLISASHDSLDRLGTDYLDLYLIHWPNPAISLRETLSAMAHLVDEGLVRNIGVSNFTAYQLRFARQIADVPIATNQAELHPWFKQPELREYAAETDLQLTAAAPLARTKVFDDPVVQDLAEKYGKSPAQIVIRWQIQNGIATIPRSTTPAHIQSNLAVTDWELTAEDVDRIKTIDRRERQYMVDPTHPRYGISK, encoded by the coding sequence ATGTCGACTGTGCCGACACGAACACTGCCGAGCGGCGACGAACTCCCACTGGTCGGATTTGGTACCTACGACATCGACCCGGGCACCACGACAAAGGCTGTGCGAACAGCTCTTGAGGCGGGCTACCGCCACGTCGACTGCGCAGAGGGATACGGGAACGAACGCGAAGTCGGCGAGGCCCTCGCGGAGTACGACCGCGAGGAGCTGTTTGTCACCTCGAAAGTCGTGCCGAAACACCTGCACTACGAATCCCTTATTTCAGCCAGTCATGATTCGCTAGATCGATTAGGCACCGACTACCTCGATCTGTATCTGATCCACTGGCCGAACCCCGCGATTTCGCTGCGCGAAACGCTGTCAGCGATGGCCCATCTCGTCGACGAGGGTCTCGTCCGTAACATCGGTGTGAGCAACTTCACCGCCTATCAACTCAGGTTTGCCCGGCAGATTGCCGACGTGCCGATTGCGACGAACCAAGCTGAACTTCATCCGTGGTTCAAACAACCGGAACTCCGGGAGTATGCCGCCGAAACCGATCTCCAACTGACTGCGGCGGCCCCGCTGGCCCGAACAAAGGTGTTCGATGACCCCGTTGTTCAGGATCTCGCGGAGAAATATGGCAAAAGCCCAGCACAGATCGTCATCCGTTGGCAAATTCAAAACGGGATCGCGACGATTCCGCGGTCGACCACGCCTGCACACATCCAATCAAATCTGGCAGTCACTGACTGGGAACTGACGGCCGAGGATGTCGACCGAATCAAGACGATTGATCGCCGGGAGCGACAGTATATGGTCGACCCAACTCATCCACGGTACGGTATCTCAAAATAA
- the gap gene encoding type I glyceraldehyde-3-phosphate dehydrogenase has translation MSKSYLDAGEEVDEDDVIRIGLNGFGRIGRSVFRAIMDNPRLELAGINDVMDFEDMEYLGKYDTIMGRLDGLELEEDQLSIAGSSVPLYNVKSPSELPWGDLDVDVAFECTGIFRTKDEASLHLEAGADKVVISAPPKGDKPVKTMVYGVNHDEYEGEDIVSNASCTTNSVTPVAKVLDDEFGINTATLTTIHAYTGSQTLIDAPKAKQRRGRAAAENIVPTSTGAAQASTEILPQLEGKIDGMAIRVPIPNGSITELVVDLEANVTADDVNDAFRDAADSGPLAGVLGYTDDEVVSSDIVGLPFSSYADLNSTNVVGDGGLVKILTWYDNEYGFSNRMLDVAAYIVDEA, from the coding sequence ATGAGTAAATCCTATCTGGATGCAGGTGAGGAGGTCGACGAAGACGACGTAATTCGTATCGGACTGAACGGATTCGGCCGAATCGGTCGGAGTGTCTTCCGAGCAATCATGGACAATCCGCGACTCGAACTCGCGGGAATCAACGACGTGATGGACTTCGAGGACATGGAGTACCTCGGCAAGTACGACACCATCATGGGTCGACTCGACGGTCTCGAACTCGAAGAGGATCAGCTCTCCATCGCCGGTAGCTCGGTTCCGCTGTACAACGTCAAAAGCCCCAGCGAGCTTCCGTGGGGCGACCTCGACGTCGACGTCGCCTTCGAGTGTACGGGCATTTTCCGCACCAAAGACGAGGCGAGTCTCCACCTCGAAGCCGGTGCTGACAAGGTCGTCATCTCGGCACCGCCGAAAGGTGACAAACCGGTCAAAACGATGGTTTACGGCGTCAACCACGACGAGTACGAGGGCGAGGACATCGTCTCCAACGCCTCCTGTACGACCAACAGCGTCACGCCGGTCGCAAAGGTGCTCGACGACGAGTTCGGCATCAACACGGCGACGCTGACAACCATCCACGCCTACACAGGTAGTCAGACACTCATCGACGCACCGAAAGCGAAACAGCGCCGTGGTCGCGCGGCCGCCGAGAACATCGTTCCGACCTCGACGGGTGCCGCACAGGCCTCCACCGAGATCCTGCCACAGCTCGAAGGCAAGATCGACGGGATGGCGATCCGTGTCCCGATCCCGAACGGCTCGATCACCGAGCTGGTCGTCGACCTCGAAGCCAACGTGACCGCCGACGACGTCAACGACGCCTTCCGCGATGCCGCCGACAGCGGCCCACTCGCTGGCGTGCTCGGTTACACCGACGACGAGGTCGTCTCCTCGGACATCGTTGGCCTGCCGTTCTCCTCGTACGCCGACCTCAACTCGACGAACGTCGTCGGCGACGGCGGCCTCGTGAAGATCCTCACGTGGTACGACAACGAGTATGGCTTCTCGAACCGGATGCTCGACGTCGCCGCGTACATCGTCGACGAAGCCTAA
- a CDS encoding phosphoglycerate kinase codes for MTSFNTIDDLEAEQRVLVRLDLNSPVEDGAVQDNRRFSRHAKTIKELAEAGHRVVLMAHQGRPGNDTFVSLDQHAEIMAGHIGRDVQFVDDIYGEKALDAIDALESGEVLLLENTRMSDDELPEEDPEVKAETEFVQTLAPHFDAYINDAYSAAHRKHASLVGFPLVLPAFAGRVMETEYEANTAIANREFDGQVTMVVGGTKATDVIGVMNTLGDKIDTFCLGGIASHLFLRAAGYDIGYDRHENLDLYDTQWENNKEIIQELYEERRDQIKLPEGLAYEDDNDERAEHDNEELNAADYDYMDISEETVDKYDPIIRDSDAVFLKGALGVFEDEKFAAGTVGAVKAIAETDCFSVIGGGDTSRSIEMYGMDENAFDHVSIAGGAYIRALTGDDLPGIELLIDAAQ; via the coding sequence ATGACATCTTTCAACACGATTGACGATCTCGAAGCCGAACAGCGCGTCCTCGTCCGTCTCGACCTCAACTCCCCCGTCGAAGACGGCGCAGTCCAGGACAATCGCCGCTTTAGCCGCCATGCCAAAACGATCAAAGAACTCGCCGAGGCCGGCCACCGCGTCGTCCTGATGGCCCACCAAGGCCGACCCGGCAACGACACGTTCGTCTCGCTCGACCAGCACGCCGAGATCATGGCGGGCCACATCGGCCGTGACGTCCAGTTCGTCGACGACATCTACGGCGAGAAGGCTCTCGATGCCATCGACGCGCTCGAATCCGGCGAGGTCCTGCTGCTCGAAAACACCCGGATGAGCGACGACGAACTCCCCGAGGAAGACCCCGAAGTCAAAGCCGAAACCGAGTTCGTCCAGACGCTTGCCCCGCATTTCGACGCCTACATCAACGACGCCTACTCGGCGGCCCACCGGAAACACGCCTCGCTCGTCGGCTTCCCGCTCGTGCTGCCAGCCTTTGCTGGCCGCGTGATGGAAACCGAATACGAGGCCAACACCGCGATTGCGAACCGGGAGTTCGACGGGCAGGTCACGATGGTCGTCGGCGGCACCAAAGCCACCGACGTGATCGGCGTGATGAACACGCTCGGCGACAAGATCGACACCTTCTGTCTGGGTGGCATTGCGAGCCATCTGTTCCTGCGAGCCGCAGGCTACGATATCGGCTACGACCGCCACGAGAACTTGGATCTCTACGACACCCAGTGGGAGAACAACAAGGAGATCATTCAGGAGCTGTACGAAGAGCGCCGCGATCAGATCAAACTCCCCGAAGGGCTGGCCTACGAGGATGATAACGACGAGCGCGCCGAACACGACAACGAGGAGCTCAACGCCGCCGACTACGACTACATGGACATCTCCGAGGAGACCGTCGACAAATACGATCCGATCATTCGGGATTCGGATGCCGTCTTCCTGAAGGGCGCACTTGGCGTCTTCGAGGACGAGAAGTTCGCGGCCGGGACGGTCGGTGCGGTCAAAGCCATCGCCGAAACCGACTGCTTCTCGGTGATCGGCGGTGGCGACACCTCACGGTCCATCGAGATGTACGGGATGGATGAGAATGCCTTCGACCACGTCTCGATTGCTGGCGGCGCGTACATCCGCGCACTGACCGGCGACGATCTGCCGGGTATCGAACTGCTGATCGACGCCGCTCAGTAG